One Curtobacterium sp. BH-2-1-1 genomic region harbors:
- a CDS encoding PhzF family phenazine biosynthesis protein: protein MHNEILRYTAFDAEPGGGNPAGIVLDAADLSDDEMLAIAQEVGYPETAFVTGQTATGPRLRYFSPAAEVPFCGHATIATAVVLAEREGLGRRVFTTAAGEIALDATTAPDGSVQVAMTSVQPASRPLDPDLRDRLFALLGLRVDDVAAGFPVLESFAGNWHPVIVLADVELFHQFRFAPEPLAALKREAGWAGTVTVLHRTDALEYEARNLFPAGRITEDPATGSAAASTGAYLREIGAVQPGDRVVIRQGRHVGRPSVLLVDVPATGGITVTGGATPV from the coding sequence GTGCACAACGAGATCCTCCGGTACACCGCCTTCGACGCCGAGCCCGGCGGCGGCAACCCCGCCGGCATCGTGCTCGATGCGGCCGACCTCTCCGACGACGAGATGCTCGCGATCGCGCAGGAGGTCGGGTACCCCGAGACCGCCTTCGTCACCGGGCAGACCGCCACGGGCCCGCGCCTGCGGTACTTCTCGCCGGCGGCCGAGGTCCCGTTCTGCGGCCACGCCACGATCGCCACGGCAGTGGTGCTCGCCGAGCGCGAGGGTCTCGGGCGCCGGGTGTTCACGACCGCCGCGGGGGAGATCGCCCTCGACGCCACGACCGCTCCGGACGGCAGCGTGCAGGTCGCGATGACGAGCGTCCAGCCGGCGTCCCGGCCGCTCGACCCCGACCTCCGCGACCGCCTGTTCGCCCTGCTCGGCCTGAGGGTCGACGACGTCGCGGCGGGCTTCCCGGTGCTCGAGTCCTTCGCCGGCAACTGGCACCCGGTGATCGTGCTCGCCGACGTCGAGCTGTTCCACCAGTTCCGCTTCGCCCCGGAGCCTCTCGCGGCCCTCAAGCGCGAGGCTGGCTGGGCGGGGACGGTCACGGTCCTGCACCGTACCGACGCGCTGGAGTACGAGGCGCGCAACCTCTTCCCGGCCGGCCGGATCACCGAGGACCCGGCGACCGGTTCGGCGGCGGCGTCGACCGGCGCGTACCTGCGCGAGATCGGGGCCGTGCAGCCCGGCGACCGCGTGGTGATCCGGCAGGGACGCCACGTCGGACGGCCGAGCGTGCTGCTCGTCGACGTCCCGGCGACCGGCGGCATCACGGTCACGGGCGGTGCCACTCCGGTCTGA
- a CDS encoding extracellular solute-binding protein, producing MKRRTRIIAGLAAVAVAAVGLAGCSSSGSASSDTIKIAYQKFGAFQQLDAQMKVVKTEYEKENPGKKVTLVPIQAQGNDYYTKLALMNKAPATAPDVMYEDTFLIKADAEAGYLLPLDKYTAKWKDWSQFYDNAKQAGQGDDGKIYGVPMGTDTRALWYNKDIFKEVGLPVPWQPKTWDDVLAAAKTIKDKKPDIIPFNIYSGKAQGEASTMQGFEMLLYGADGSGNTLYKDKKWVTGSKQFEDSLQFIKDVYQGDLGPTPQQALDTNVGTTIAQTWLPQGKLAIDLDGSWQSGTWLKSGTAPWAEWNDVMGQAPMPTQNGQEPGYNSMSGGWTLAVGKNSKNPQAAFDFITKFLDKDGSLKYDSENSQIAVRKDVAEDTAYTDANPTFKFFSGLVEHTNFRPATSDYSQVSNAIQVAMEAVMTGQQTPKQAAAAYDKAVEQVVGKENTVSG from the coding sequence ATGAAACGCCGCACCCGAATCATCGCCGGACTCGCAGCCGTGGCAGTCGCCGCGGTCGGTCTGGCTGGTTGTTCCAGCTCAGGCTCCGCCTCGAGCGACACCATCAAGATCGCGTACCAGAAGTTCGGTGCCTTCCAGCAGCTCGACGCCCAGATGAAGGTCGTCAAGACGGAGTACGAGAAGGAGAACCCGGGCAAGAAGGTCACGCTCGTCCCCATCCAGGCCCAGGGCAACGACTACTACACGAAGCTCGCGCTCATGAACAAGGCGCCGGCGACCGCGCCGGACGTCATGTACGAGGACACCTTCCTCATCAAGGCCGACGCCGAGGCGGGCTACCTCCTGCCGCTCGACAAGTACACGGCGAAGTGGAAGGACTGGAGCCAGTTCTACGACAACGCGAAGCAGGCCGGGCAGGGCGACGACGGCAAGATCTACGGCGTCCCGATGGGCACCGACACCCGGGCCCTCTGGTACAACAAGGACATCTTCAAGGAGGTCGGCCTGCCCGTCCCGTGGCAGCCCAAGACCTGGGACGACGTGCTCGCGGCCGCGAAGACGATCAAGGACAAGAAGCCCGACATCATCCCGTTCAACATCTACTCGGGCAAGGCGCAGGGCGAGGCCTCGACGATGCAGGGCTTCGAGATGCTCCTGTACGGCGCGGACGGCTCCGGCAACACGCTCTACAAGGACAAGAAGTGGGTCACCGGCTCGAAGCAGTTCGAGGACTCGCTGCAGTTCATCAAGGACGTCTACCAGGGTGACCTCGGACCCACGCCGCAGCAGGCGCTCGACACGAACGTCGGGACGACCATCGCCCAGACGTGGCTCCCGCAGGGCAAGCTCGCCATCGACCTCGACGGGTCCTGGCAGTCCGGCACGTGGCTGAAGTCCGGCACGGCTCCGTGGGCAGAGTGGAACGACGTGATGGGCCAGGCGCCGATGCCGACCCAGAACGGCCAGGAGCCCGGCTACAACTCGATGTCCGGTGGCTGGACCCTCGCGGTCGGCAAGAACTCGAAGAACCCCCAGGCCGCGTTCGACTTCATCACGAAGTTCCTCGACAAGGACGGGTCGCTCAAGTACGACAGCGAGAACAGCCAGATCGCCGTCCGCAAGGACGTCGCCGAGGACACCGCCTACACGGACGCGAACCCCACGTTCAAGTTCTTCTCCGGGCTCGTCGAGCACACCAACTTCCGCCCGGCGACGAGTGACTACTCGCAGGTGTCCAACGCGATCCAGGTCGCGATGGAGGCGGTGATGACGGGGCAGCAGACGCCGAAGCAGGCGGCCGCCGCCTACGACAAGGCCGTCGAACAGGTGGTCGGCAAGGAGAACACGGTCTCCGGCTGA
- a CDS encoding carbohydrate ABC transporter permease, which produces MSSTPLAPTLSAPGAPKRTDPPVPRKRKPLRNVGRAVPLLPAVVLLVIFLLGPVISSFYGSFTNSALTGVGAADQQFVGFQNYVELFQDPDFPKSVILTIVFLLASAVVGQNVLGLGLALLMRSANKAVRAIVGTFVVAAWVLPEIVASFAAYAFFNDEGTLNEFLRSIGISGPNWLYTYPMLAVILANIWRGTAFSMLVYSAAVQEVPEEITESAEVDGAAGWQRLVYITLPVIRRSISTNLMLTTLQTLSVFTLIFVMTGGGPGTNSSTLPILAYQEAFKFSQLGFGTAIATILLVVGAVFSIIYIKALKPEVD; this is translated from the coding sequence GTGTCCAGCACCCCCCTCGCGCCGACGCTGTCGGCGCCCGGTGCGCCGAAGCGCACCGATCCGCCGGTCCCGCGCAAGCGGAAGCCGCTGCGGAACGTGGGACGAGCGGTCCCGCTCCTCCCCGCCGTCGTCCTCCTCGTCATCTTCCTGCTCGGCCCCGTCATCTCGTCGTTCTACGGGTCGTTCACCAACTCGGCGCTGACCGGGGTCGGCGCCGCCGACCAGCAGTTCGTCGGCTTCCAGAACTACGTCGAGCTGTTCCAGGACCCGGACTTCCCGAAGTCCGTCATCCTCACCATCGTGTTCCTGCTCGCGTCCGCGGTCGTGGGCCAGAACGTGCTCGGGCTCGGGCTCGCCCTGCTCATGCGCTCGGCGAACAAGGCCGTCCGCGCGATCGTGGGCACGTTCGTCGTCGCCGCGTGGGTCCTGCCCGAGATCGTCGCCTCGTTCGCCGCGTACGCGTTCTTCAACGACGAGGGCACGCTCAACGAGTTCCTGCGGTCGATCGGGATAAGCGGCCCGAACTGGCTCTACACGTACCCGATGCTCGCCGTCATCCTGGCGAACATCTGGCGCGGTACGGCCTTCTCGATGCTCGTCTACTCCGCCGCCGTGCAGGAGGTCCCCGAGGAGATCACCGAGTCCGCCGAGGTGGACGGAGCCGCCGGCTGGCAGCGCCTCGTCTACATCACCCTGCCGGTCATCCGCCGGTCGATCTCGACGAACCTCATGCTGACGACGCTGCAGACGCTGTCGGTCTTCACGCTGATCTTCGTCATGACCGGCGGCGGTCCCGGGACCAACTCGTCGACGCTGCCGATCCTCGCCTACCAAGAGGCGTTCAAGTTCTCGCAGCTCGGCTTCGGGACGGCGATCGCGACGATCCTCCTCGTGGTCGGCGCGGTCTTCTCGATCATCTACATCAAGGCACTGAAGCCGGAGGTGGACTGA
- a CDS encoding carbohydrate ABC transporter permease, with the protein MTSPRGRTMRWVSNVVLLVIAVCFAVPLLWLVLASVDTQASLSVKMPTQFTLDNFTKVLTPELSFIPLANSLLLSGGTAVVTVVFALLAAYPLSRYKMRVNKPFLYSILFGTGLPITAMMVPVYALFVSLNLIDNVWGCIFFLAATSLPMAIWMAKNFMDSVPVSLEEAAWTDGASMMTTLTRIVIPLMRPGIAVVFIFVFIQAWGNFFVPFVLLLSPDKVPAAVSIFNFFGQNGAVAYGQLAAFSIVYSVPVIALYVLVSRGLGGGNALAGGIKG; encoded by the coding sequence ATGACCTCCCCGCGGGGTCGGACCATGCGCTGGGTGTCGAACGTCGTGCTGCTCGTCATCGCGGTGTGCTTCGCGGTCCCGCTGCTCTGGCTCGTCCTCGCGTCGGTCGACACCCAGGCGTCGCTGTCCGTGAAGATGCCGACGCAGTTCACGCTCGACAACTTCACGAAGGTGCTCACGCCGGAGCTGTCGTTCATCCCGCTCGCGAACAGCCTGCTGCTCTCCGGCGGCACGGCGGTCGTCACCGTGGTGTTCGCGCTGCTCGCCGCCTACCCGCTGTCCCGCTACAAGATGCGGGTCAACAAGCCGTTCCTGTACAGCATCCTGTTCGGCACCGGCCTGCCGATCACCGCCATGATGGTGCCGGTCTACGCGCTGTTCGTGTCGCTCAACCTCATCGACAACGTGTGGGGCTGCATCTTCTTCCTCGCCGCCACCTCGCTGCCGATGGCGATCTGGATGGCGAAGAACTTCATGGACTCGGTCCCGGTGTCACTCGAGGAAGCGGCGTGGACCGACGGCGCCTCGATGATGACGACCCTGACCCGCATCGTGATCCCGCTCATGCGCCCGGGGATCGCCGTGGTGTTCATCTTCGTGTTCATCCAGGCCTGGGGGAACTTCTTCGTCCCCTTCGTCCTGCTCCTCTCGCCCGACAAGGTGCCCGCCGCGGTGAGCATCTTCAACTTCTTCGGGCAGAACGGGGCGGTGGCGTACGGGCAGCTCGCCGCGTTCTCGATCGTGTACTCCGTGCCCGTCATCGCCCTCTACGTGCTCGTGTCCCGGGGCCTCGGCGGCGGCAACGCCCTCGCCGGCGGCATCAAGGGCTGA
- a CDS encoding glycoside hydrolase family 38 C-terminal domain-containing protein, with product MHHDEPLVEARIARLVRDRIDPAVLRRSAPVEIAAWTVPDEPVPFDVAVAADYEPFTVGGSWGGRPWGTTWFRIRGTVPEDFGTAPGTTSELRVDLGFTKRHPGFQAEGLAWRPDGTTVKGIEPKNDTVPLEVGPGESFELYVEAAANPDIGGDSFQGATPLGSRSTAGTTPIYKVKALEIVERDDTVWELQQDFWVLRGLMAELPTDGTRGADVLRVLERAADALDPDDVAGTAADARAVLAPVLAVPASAAAHRAIAVGHAHIDSAWLWPVRETVRKCARTFSNVLDLMDRDPDFTFACSSAQQYAWIRDGYPSIWARIKQRVAEGRWIPVGGMWVESDTNLPGGEALARQFVAGKRFFLEEFGIDTPEAWLPDSFGYSGALPQIVRAAGSKWFVTQKPSWNETNVIPHTSFHWEGIDGSRVLTHLPPADTYNSDVSPADLHRGERQNKERGVANTSMLLYGFGDGGGGPTREMVAAARRQHDLDGSPRVDLGTPAQVFEEIEAALPTPAVWSGEMYLEFHRGTYTSQIRTKQGNRRSEHLLREAELWASTAAVRLGLDYPYEELEQAWHTVLLQQFHDILPGSSIAWVYENAEANYAEVARVLEGLIGNATTALANGGAAALAGVGASSTARAGGGSALLDAPSGADAAGGSGSTGNVVRFNASPVAAGDATALGGSLGDEPRAVPPVRNGDRFVFDTGVVTATIDAAGHVVSLVDHASGRDAVAPGAAAAEYTVFRDTPNQWEAWDIDRAYQRSGTVLEASSVEVSGDELVVQRSFGSSSITTRYSAVAGQSELTIVTEVDWHERQKLLKLAFPLDVRAASASSEIQFGHIDRPTHQNTSWDMARFETSAHRWVHVAEPGFGVAVANDSTYGHDITRSTRADGGTTTLVRESLLRAPTFPDPHADQGHHVFRTVLRVGASVLDAADAGYRLNLPVRTVEGTTTVDPLVTVSSPQVFVEAVKLAEDRSGDVVVRLYEASGGRAADVGVDFGFDVAGVAAVDLLERPLGDSWESGEPVVLTLRPFEIVTLRVRRA from the coding sequence ATGCACCACGACGAACCCCTCGTCGAAGCCCGCATCGCCCGGCTCGTCCGGGACCGCATCGACCCCGCCGTCCTGCGCCGGTCCGCACCGGTGGAGATCGCCGCCTGGACCGTGCCGGACGAGCCGGTCCCGTTCGACGTCGCGGTCGCGGCCGACTACGAGCCGTTCACGGTGGGCGGCTCCTGGGGCGGCCGACCGTGGGGGACCACCTGGTTCCGGATCCGCGGCACCGTGCCGGAGGACTTCGGGACGGCGCCGGGCACCACGTCGGAGCTCCGGGTCGACCTCGGCTTCACGAAGCGCCACCCCGGGTTCCAGGCCGAGGGACTCGCGTGGCGGCCGGACGGCACGACCGTCAAGGGCATCGAGCCGAAGAACGACACCGTCCCGCTCGAGGTCGGTCCCGGTGAGTCCTTCGAGCTCTACGTCGAGGCCGCGGCGAACCCGGACATCGGCGGCGACTCGTTCCAGGGGGCGACCCCGCTCGGGTCGCGCTCCACGGCCGGGACGACGCCGATCTACAAGGTGAAGGCGCTCGAGATCGTCGAGCGGGACGACACCGTGTGGGAGCTCCAGCAGGACTTCTGGGTCCTCCGCGGCCTGATGGCCGAGCTGCCCACCGACGGCACCCGCGGCGCGGACGTCCTGCGCGTGCTCGAACGCGCCGCCGACGCCCTCGACCCGGACGACGTCGCCGGGACGGCCGCCGACGCACGAGCGGTCCTCGCGCCCGTCCTCGCCGTGCCGGCCAGCGCCGCCGCGCACCGGGCGATCGCCGTCGGCCACGCGCACATCGACTCGGCGTGGCTCTGGCCGGTGCGCGAGACCGTCCGGAAGTGCGCCCGCACCTTCTCGAACGTGCTCGACCTGATGGACCGCGACCCCGACTTCACGTTCGCCTGCTCCTCCGCGCAGCAGTACGCCTGGATCCGGGACGGCTACCCGTCGATCTGGGCCCGCATCAAGCAACGGGTCGCCGAGGGCCGGTGGATCCCGGTCGGCGGCATGTGGGTCGAGTCGGACACGAACCTCCCCGGCGGTGAGGCCCTCGCGCGGCAGTTCGTCGCCGGCAAGCGGTTCTTCCTCGAGGAGTTCGGGATCGACACCCCCGAGGCGTGGCTCCCGGACTCGTTCGGGTACTCCGGAGCCCTGCCGCAGATCGTCCGCGCCGCCGGCTCGAAGTGGTTCGTCACGCAGAAGCCCTCGTGGAACGAGACGAACGTCATCCCGCACACCTCGTTCCACTGGGAGGGCATCGACGGCTCCCGAGTCCTCACGCACCTGCCCCCGGCGGACACCTACAACTCGGACGTCTCACCCGCCGACCTGCACCGCGGCGAACGGCAGAACAAGGAGCGCGGCGTCGCGAACACCTCGATGCTGCTCTACGGCTTCGGCGACGGCGGCGGTGGACCCACCCGCGAGATGGTCGCCGCCGCCCGACGTCAGCACGACCTGGACGGGTCCCCGCGGGTCGACCTCGGCACCCCGGCGCAGGTCTTCGAGGAGATCGAGGCCGCACTGCCGACGCCGGCGGTGTGGTCGGGCGAGATGTACCTCGAATTCCACCGCGGCACGTACACGTCCCAGATCCGCACGAAGCAGGGCAACCGGCGCTCCGAGCACCTGCTCCGCGAGGCCGAGCTCTGGGCGTCCACCGCTGCCGTGCGACTCGGGCTCGACTACCCGTACGAGGAGCTCGAGCAGGCCTGGCACACCGTGCTCCTGCAGCAGTTCCACGACATCCTGCCCGGCTCCTCGATCGCCTGGGTCTACGAGAACGCCGAGGCGAACTACGCCGAGGTCGCTCGTGTGCTCGAAGGCCTGATCGGCAACGCCACGACGGCGCTCGCGAACGGCGGTGCCGCGGCGCTCGCCGGGGTCGGTGCGTCGTCCACCGCCCGGGCCGGCGGTGGGAGTGCCCTGCTGGACGCCCCGTCGGGGGCGGACGCCGCCGGCGGCAGCGGCTCGACCGGGAACGTCGTGCGCTTCAACGCCTCGCCGGTCGCGGCGGGAGACGCAACCGCCCTGGGTGGTTCGCTGGGCGACGAACCGCGAGCCGTGCCTCCCGTCCGGAACGGCGACCGCTTCGTGTTCGACACCGGCGTCGTCACGGCGACCATCGACGCGGCCGGTCACGTCGTGTCGCTCGTCGACCACGCGTCCGGACGCGACGCCGTCGCCCCGGGTGCGGCCGCCGCGGAGTACACCGTGTTCCGCGACACCCCGAACCAGTGGGAGGCGTGGGACATCGACCGCGCCTACCAGCGCAGCGGCACGGTGCTGGAGGCGTCCTCGGTCGAGGTGTCCGGCGACGAACTCGTCGTCCAGCGGTCCTTCGGGTCGTCGTCGATCACCACCCGGTACTCCGCCGTCGCCGGGCAGTCCGAGCTGACGATCGTGACCGAGGTCGACTGGCACGAGCGCCAGAAGCTCCTCAAGCTCGCGTTCCCCCTCGACGTCCGTGCGGCGTCGGCGTCGAGCGAGATCCAGTTCGGCCACATCGACCGGCCGACCCACCAGAACACCTCGTGGGACATGGCCCGCTTCGAGACGAGCGCCCACCGCTGGGTGCACGTCGCCGAGCCCGGGTTCGGCGTCGCCGTCGCGAACGACTCCACCTACGGACACGACATCACCCGGAGCACCCGGGCCGACGGCGGCACCACGACGCTCGTCCGGGAGTCGCTGCTGCGGGCACCGACGTTCCCGGACCCGCACGCCGACCAGGGGCACCACGTGTTCCGGACGGTGCTGCGGGTGGGTGCCTCGGTGCTCGACGCCGCCGATGCCGGGTACCGGCTCAACCTGCCGGTGCGCACGGTGGAGGGGACGACCACGGTCGACCCGCTCGTCACGGTGTCGTCGCCGCAGGTGTTCGTCGAGGCGGTGAAGCTCGCCGAGGACCGCTCCGGTGACGTCGTCGTGCGGCTCTACGAGGCGTCGGGCGGTCGCGCGGCCGACGTCGGCGTCGACTTCGGGTTCGACGTCGCCGGGGTGGCGGCGGTGGACCTGCTGGAACGCCCGCTGGGGGACTCGTGGGAGTCGGGGGAGCCGGTCGTGCTCACACTCCGGCCCTTCGAGATCGTGACCCTCCGGGTGCGTCGGGCCTGA
- a CDS encoding YdeI/OmpD-associated family protein, which yields MQFTTTVLQARKTATGLPVPSDVVDALGAGRRPPVVVTLNGAYTYRSSIGVMNEQSLVPLSAEHRAASGVAAGDTVEVTIEVDTLPRVVDLPEDLASALQEAGVRAAFDTLSNSRQRALADPVVQAKSPETRARRIDKAVESLRG from the coding sequence ATGCAGTTCACGACGACCGTCCTGCAGGCGCGGAAGACGGCCACCGGCCTGCCTGTCCCGTCCGACGTCGTCGACGCGCTGGGCGCGGGGCGCCGCCCGCCCGTGGTCGTCACCCTGAACGGCGCCTACACGTACCGGTCGTCGATCGGCGTGATGAACGAGCAGTCCCTCGTCCCGCTGTCGGCGGAGCACCGTGCCGCCTCCGGGGTCGCGGCCGGCGACACCGTCGAGGTCACGATCGAGGTCGACACGCTGCCCCGCGTCGTCGACCTGCCGGAGGACCTCGCGTCGGCGCTGCAGGAGGCCGGGGTCCGTGCGGCCTTCGACACGCTGTCGAACTCGCGGCAGCGGGCCCTCGCCGACCCGGTCGTGCAGGCGAAGTCCCCGGAGACCCGTGCGCGTCGGATCGACAAAGCCGTCGAGTCCCTGCGCGGGTAG
- a CDS encoding ABC transporter substrate-binding protein: MQHKRTLAGIALAAAAIVTLAGCSATSSASTTKDDTDWKTATSAESAGGMDALVKAAKAEGQLNVIALPPSWANYGKIIDGFTKKYGIKITSANPNGSSADEVAAVKSQKGQSTAPDVLDLGNAVLQQNLDLLTDYKVANWSDIPSDLKDEDGAWTRDYTGLMSIGYDSSKITDAPKDLDDLLGSEYKGKVSIAGDPTQANQAASAVYLAALENGGSADDITKGVDYFGKLKQAGNFQNVLPSQATVASGETPVVIQWSYNNLAWGPAAGASGNKNWKTVVPEGQALGSYYSQAINKDAPHPAAARLWQEYIASPDVQNLYLQAGAFPSTLAALEKSGKVDQDALDAAGGAPKDYVELTDEQVTAAAKVLSAKWASTMGS, from the coding sequence GTGCAGCACAAGCGCACCCTCGCCGGCATCGCCCTGGCCGCCGCCGCCATCGTCACCCTCGCCGGCTGTTCGGCCACGAGCTCCGCCAGCACGACCAAGGACGACACCGACTGGAAGACCGCCACGAGCGCCGAGTCCGCCGGTGGCATGGACGCCCTCGTGAAGGCCGCCAAGGCGGAGGGGCAGCTCAACGTCATCGCGCTGCCGCCGTCATGGGCCAACTACGGCAAGATCATCGACGGCTTCACCAAGAAGTACGGCATCAAGATCACCTCCGCGAACCCGAACGGCTCGAGCGCCGACGAGGTCGCCGCGGTGAAGTCGCAGAAGGGCCAGTCGACGGCACCGGACGTGCTCGACCTCGGCAACGCCGTGCTGCAGCAGAACCTCGACCTCCTGACCGACTACAAGGTCGCGAACTGGAGCGACATCCCCTCGGACCTCAAGGACGAGGACGGCGCCTGGACCCGCGACTACACGGGCCTGATGTCCATCGGCTACGACTCGTCGAAGATCACGGACGCCCCGAAGGACCTGGACGACCTGCTCGGCTCCGAGTACAAGGGCAAGGTCTCGATCGCGGGCGACCCGACCCAGGCGAACCAGGCCGCGTCGGCGGTGTACCTCGCGGCGCTCGAGAACGGCGGCTCGGCCGACGACATCACGAAGGGCGTCGACTACTTCGGCAAGCTGAAGCAGGCGGGCAACTTCCAGAACGTGCTGCCGTCGCAGGCGACCGTCGCCTCGGGTGAGACACCCGTCGTGATCCAGTGGTCCTACAACAACCTGGCGTGGGGCCCGGCGGCCGGCGCGAGCGGGAACAAGAACTGGAAGACCGTCGTCCCCGAGGGCCAGGCCCTCGGCTCGTACTACTCGCAGGCGATCAACAAGGACGCCCCGCACCCCGCGGCGGCGCGCCTCTGGCAGGAGTACATCGCCAGCCCGGACGTGCAGAACCTGTACCTCCAGGCCGGCGCCTTCCCGTCCACCCTCGCCGCGCTCGAGAAGTCGGGCAAGGTCGACCAGGACGCCCTCGACGCCGCCGGTGGCGCGCCGAAGGACTACGTCGAGCTGACCGACGAGCAGGTCACCGCCGCGGCGAAGGTGCTGTCGGCGAAGTGGGCCTCGACGATGGGCTCCTGA
- a CDS encoding ABC transporter permease subunit has translation MTTASAPGVPAPAAGTTASAPVAGATLVTSEQPADATARRVAGPRVRRRGGIAWLGLTPFAAYVLLFLAVPAVVAIGSGFFTSDGAFTFANLAAFADPSVIRAFGGSFALSAVSAVIGAVVGAIVCWALAALRPDGLVRSVIDSAASVLAQFGGVMLAFAFIATIGAQGLVTTWLVSVFHIDLNAEGTFLYTVPGLVIPYVYFQVPLMVLTFMPALEGVKTQWGEAAATLGASRATYWRRIGLPVLAPAFWGSLLLLFANGFSSFATAAALISQGGIVPLTIRTQLTSETIIGLQNVAGVLAFGMVVVMAIVMGAYSLLQRRASRWQR, from the coding sequence ATGACCACCGCATCGGCACCGGGTGTGCCCGCCCCCGCGGCGGGCACGACCGCATCGGCACCGGTCGCCGGGGCGACGCTCGTCACGAGCGAGCAGCCGGCCGATGCCACCGCCCGCCGCGTCGCCGGACCCCGTGTCCGGCGCCGCGGCGGCATCGCGTGGCTCGGCCTCACCCCGTTCGCCGCCTACGTCCTGCTGTTCCTGGCCGTCCCCGCGGTGGTCGCGATCGGCAGCGGCTTCTTCACGAGCGACGGCGCGTTCACGTTCGCCAACCTCGCCGCGTTCGCCGACCCGTCGGTCATCCGTGCCTTCGGCGGCTCGTTCGCCCTGTCGGCCGTGTCCGCCGTGATCGGTGCCGTCGTCGGGGCGATCGTGTGCTGGGCGCTCGCCGCACTCCGGCCCGACGGGCTCGTCCGGTCCGTGATCGACTCCGCCGCGAGCGTCCTCGCCCAGTTCGGCGGCGTCATGCTCGCGTTCGCGTTCATCGCCACGATCGGCGCGCAGGGCCTCGTCACGACGTGGTTGGTGTCCGTCTTCCACATCGACCTCAACGCCGAGGGCACCTTCCTCTACACGGTCCCCGGGCTCGTCATCCCCTACGTCTACTTCCAGGTGCCGCTGATGGTCCTCACGTTCATGCCCGCACTCGAGGGCGTCAAGACCCAGTGGGGTGAAGCCGCCGCCACCCTCGGCGCCTCCCGCGCGACGTACTGGCGCCGCATCGGCCTGCCCGTGCTCGCGCCGGCGTTCTGGGGATCGCTGCTGCTCCTCTTCGCGAACGGGTTCTCGTCGTTCGCCACCGCGGCGGCCCTGATCTCCCAGGGCGGGATCGTGCCGCTCACCATCCGCACGCAGCTCACGAGCGAGACGATCATCGGACTGCAGAACGTCGCCGGTGTGCTCGCCTTCGGCATGGTCGTCGTGATGGCGATCGTGATGGGCGCGTACTCGCTGCTGCAGCGTCGGGCATCGAGGTGGCAGCGATGA
- a CDS encoding ABC transporter permease, with protein MSAAAPVRPSRGSGESRPSRPSRPSSRRRPGGAARPGRFGAAPSRVTAAIVLVVVGLVFAVPLVALAQFTFRQGTDGSLTLAHYGALVDPVNAATYQPVFDGLGASLLIALITVGIVLLVLLPAQIITALRYPRLRRVLEFVCIVPITVPVVVLVVGFIPVYQVVAQVFGSGAWTLSFAIGIVSLPFAFRPIAAAITAMDMAVLSEAARSLGASWWTVTWRVLLPNLRRGITAACFLTITVVLGEYTLASFLSRTTFQTALLLVQSTDPYVAAIFSLGALVFGFVLLVVIGRVGSRRRRAPKESA; from the coding sequence ATGAGCGCGGCCGCCCCGGTGCGTCCGTCGCGTGGGTCGGGTGAGTCGCGCCCGTCGCGCCCGTCGCGCCCGTCGTCTCGTCGTCGGCCAGGAGGCGCGGCTCGCCCCGGCCGCTTCGGCGCGGCCCCGTCACGGGTCACCGCCGCGATCGTGCTCGTCGTGGTCGGCCTCGTGTTCGCCGTCCCGCTCGTCGCCCTCGCGCAGTTCACCTTCCGCCAGGGGACGGACGGCAGCCTGACGCTCGCGCACTACGGCGCACTCGTCGACCCGGTGAACGCCGCGACCTACCAGCCGGTGTTCGACGGTCTCGGGGCATCCCTGCTCATCGCGCTCATCACCGTGGGGATCGTGCTGCTCGTCCTGCTGCCGGCCCAGATCATCACGGCCCTGCGGTACCCGCGGCTCCGTCGGGTCCTCGAGTTCGTGTGCATCGTGCCGATCACCGTCCCCGTGGTCGTCCTCGTCGTCGGGTTCATCCCCGTGTACCAGGTCGTCGCCCAGGTCTTCGGCTCGGGCGCGTGGACCCTGTCGTTCGCGATCGGCATCGTCTCGCTCCCCTTCGCGTTCCGACCGATCGCCGCGGCCATCACCGCGATGGACATGGCCGTGCTCTCCGAGGCCGCCCGGTCGCTCGGCGCGTCGTGGTGGACCGTCACGTGGCGGGTGCTCCTGCCGAACCTCCGCCGCGGCATCACCGCCGCCTGCTTCCTGACCATCACGGTCGTCCTCGGCGAGTACACCCTCGCCTCGTTCCTCTCCCGCACGACGTTCCAGACGGCGCTCCTGCTCGTGCAGTCGACCGACCCCTACGTCGCCGCGATCTTCTCGCTGGGCGCACTCGTCTTCGGATTCGTGCTGCTCGTCGTCATCGGCCGGGTCGGCTCCCGCCGTCGCCGTGCCCCGAAGGAGTCCGCATGA